One window of Calditrichota bacterium genomic DNA carries:
- the glgB gene encoding 1,4-alpha-glucan branching protein GlgB, with the protein MSRTGKDRLDPASPLYRMAERYGILTSYHDLGGALHHAAPDALIKVLQALGVEIEKPDESEALLKITPDFVEPASKVVWNGSLSRLTMHRAKAPARSMPQLTLTTESGDAVAPAVPLKPTAIPDSPDGWDLHLPEPMTLSPGYYKARIKWGKGESEFLLIVAPERHTRNFGGRRTGLFAPLYALHSAESHAIADLSALVPLIDLCDRSGLTVLATLPLLTLDDRLPYDPSPYRPLSRLFWNELYLDPRRTPEWSTAGKSSEAIAFASSPVATNNGQYLDYDRILELKRPVVQMLADRFFSSGGELSKDWADFLSRYPDAPAYARFRAERTKEQTSRSSAGGTTADLLDPLVRHHLYAQFRMDGQMREVSDQAGRRGITLMLDLPVGVHPDGFDTWRYPSLFLQGLSVGAPPDPLAASGQDWAFPPPSPYAMRADNYRYLRRYLAHHFAVGKMLRIDHVMGLHRLFTIPDGMPASQGVYLTYPANDLLAVHLLEASLCGAEIVGEDLGTVPDEVRHDMDRHGIRRLYVMPFEADPLSSSGYRPVPAEAVASLNTHDMPPFAAGKREVAKAILNGDEATSSGQGKDIVDLEDHLDFLAKSDAGLVLMNLEDLLGETELQNRPGTVDPRNWSRLCRSSLDDIIASEDISSLLNRIVKSRSLKESHMNSDQAAAVGSTGVRTTRQARTKSPATPASSRPEIGKSHPRFSLTDHDLYLFNEGTHYRLGEKLGSHLTSVDGLPGCRFAVWAPDADAVAVMGDFNYWSRDSHPLFPHGQSGIWEGFIPGIVQGMIYKYGIRSRHTGEQIEKADPCAIHHETPPKTGSVVWESNYTWKDSGWMKERGRRAQLAAPVAIYELHFGSWRRVPEESNRSLTFLEAASWLPEYLVALGFTHVEFLPLSEHPFYGSWGYQTTGYYAPSSRYGTPEDLMHLIDRLHQAGIGVILDWVPSHFPADGHGLYRFDGTHLYEHADARKGIHPDWDSAIFNYGRNEVRGFLISSALHWIDRFHIDGLRVDAVASMLYLDYSRKSGEWEPNPFGGRENLEAIDFLRRLNAEIYAEYPDVQTIAEESTSWPMVSRPNYVGGLGFGYKWDMGWMHDILDYATRDPIHRRFHHNALTFRMLYAFHENFILPLSHDEVVHGKGSLLAKMPGDLWQKFANLRLLLTALYTQPGKKLLFMGSEIAPWSEWNHETSLDWHLLQYPSHDGIWKLVADLNRIYRAEPALYEWDADPAGFEWIDCNDADSSSISFIRWAHEWRECIIVVLNWTPILRHDYRVGVPYSGQWSELLNSDSSYYYGSGQGNLGAVYTTGEPFHGRPDSLLLTLPPLGGVVLKWRK; encoded by the coding sequence ATGAGCAGGACGGGTAAAGATCGGTTGGATCCTGCTTCACCCCTTTACCGGATGGCGGAGCGTTATGGCATCCTGACCTCATACCATGACCTGGGCGGGGCTCTCCATCACGCAGCGCCAGATGCACTGATCAAAGTTCTGCAGGCTCTCGGGGTCGAAATCGAAAAGCCCGATGAAAGCGAAGCGCTACTCAAGATCACTCCTGATTTTGTCGAACCGGCATCAAAGGTCGTCTGGAATGGTTCACTATCACGATTGACGATGCACCGGGCAAAGGCGCCGGCCAGGTCAATGCCTCAGTTGACACTGACCACAGAATCCGGCGACGCAGTTGCCCCGGCGGTGCCGCTAAAGCCAACGGCGATTCCCGACTCACCCGACGGGTGGGATCTGCATCTACCGGAACCAATGACGCTTTCGCCCGGTTACTACAAAGCCCGCATCAAGTGGGGTAAGGGCGAGTCCGAATTCCTCCTAATCGTCGCACCGGAACGACACACCCGGAACTTCGGAGGTCGCCGCACCGGTCTATTCGCGCCGCTCTACGCCTTACACTCCGCTGAATCTCACGCCATTGCCGATCTAAGCGCTCTCGTCCCACTTATAGACCTGTGTGACCGGTCGGGGCTGACAGTTCTGGCAACGTTACCGCTGCTGACACTCGACGACCGTCTTCCCTACGATCCAAGTCCTTACCGGCCATTAAGCCGGTTGTTTTGGAATGAACTGTATCTCGATCCCCGCCGGACGCCCGAGTGGAGCACTGCCGGCAAGTCCTCTGAGGCGATTGCATTTGCGTCCTCTCCAGTTGCCACAAACAACGGACAGTATCTCGACTACGACCGAATCCTCGAACTAAAGCGGCCGGTCGTCCAGATGCTGGCCGACCGGTTCTTTTCCTCCGGTGGAGAACTGAGTAAGGATTGGGCAGACTTCCTCTCACGTTATCCCGACGCTCCCGCCTATGCCCGGTTTCGCGCAGAGAGAACGAAGGAACAGACCTCAAGGAGTAGTGCAGGTGGCACAACAGCCGACTTGCTTGATCCACTCGTCCGCCATCACCTGTACGCTCAATTCCGAATGGACGGGCAAATGCGCGAGGTTTCGGATCAAGCCGGGCGACGCGGCATTACGCTGATGCTCGACCTTCCGGTCGGCGTCCATCCCGACGGCTTCGACACCTGGCGTTATCCATCGCTATTCCTGCAAGGACTTTCGGTTGGCGCCCCGCCCGATCCGCTGGCAGCGTCCGGCCAGGATTGGGCGTTTCCTCCCCCATCGCCATACGCCATGCGCGCCGATAACTACCGCTATCTGCGACGCTATCTCGCCCATCATTTCGCTGTTGGCAAAATGCTACGGATCGATCACGTGATGGGGCTTCACAGGCTCTTTACTATTCCCGATGGAATGCCGGCATCGCAAGGTGTCTATCTCACTTACCCGGCTAATGATCTACTGGCAGTCCATCTCCTTGAAGCAAGTCTGTGCGGCGCTGAGATTGTCGGTGAAGACCTTGGAACCGTCCCCGATGAGGTGCGGCACGATATGGACCGGCACGGCATACGGAGGCTCTATGTGATGCCTTTTGAGGCCGATCCACTGTCGTCATCAGGATACCGGCCGGTACCGGCGGAAGCGGTTGCTTCACTCAACACCCATGATATGCCGCCGTTCGCCGCCGGCAAGCGTGAAGTTGCCAAGGCAATACTCAATGGAGACGAAGCGACATCTTCGGGGCAGGGCAAAGATATTGTTGATCTTGAAGACCATCTGGATTTCCTCGCGAAGTCGGATGCCGGACTGGTACTCATGAACCTCGAAGACCTACTCGGTGAAACCGAGTTGCAAAACCGGCCCGGGACCGTCGATCCCCGAAATTGGTCCAGGCTCTGCAGATCGAGCCTGGACGATATCATTGCTTCAGAGGATATCTCTTCACTACTAAACCGGATTGTCAAGTCACGCTCCCTCAAGGAAAGTCATATGAATTCAGACCAAGCGGCAGCGGTCGGCTCGACCGGAGTTCGGACGACCAGACAAGCCAGGACAAAATCGCCGGCAACTCCTGCATCGTCGAGACCCGAAATTGGAAAGAGCCATCCCCGTTTCTCTCTGACCGACCATGACCTCTACCTGTTTAATGAGGGAACGCACTACCGTCTCGGTGAGAAGTTAGGTTCGCACCTGACCTCGGTCGATGGTCTCCCGGGCTGCCGGTTTGCCGTCTGGGCTCCCGACGCCGACGCCGTCGCGGTGATGGGTGATTTCAACTACTGGAGCCGGGACAGCCACCCCCTCTTCCCTCACGGACAGTCCGGCATCTGGGAAGGATTCATACCGGGCATTGTTCAGGGTATGATTTACAAGTATGGCATCCGCTCCCGACACACCGGCGAACAGATTGAGAAGGCCGATCCCTGCGCCATACATCACGAAACGCCTCCTAAGACAGGATCGGTAGTTTGGGAGTCGAACTATACCTGGAAAGATTCCGGGTGGATGAAAGAGCGCGGCAGGCGGGCGCAACTTGCCGCTCCAGTAGCGATTTACGAACTTCACTTCGGTTCGTGGAGACGGGTGCCTGAAGAATCCAATAGATCCCTTACTTTTCTTGAAGCTGCCAGTTGGCTGCCCGAGTATTTAGTAGCGCTTGGCTTCACCCACGTTGAGTTTCTGCCGCTCTCGGAGCACCCGTTTTACGGCTCGTGGGGCTACCAGACTACCGGCTACTACGCTCCATCCAGCCGCTACGGGACCCCCGAAGATTTGATGCACTTGATCGACCGACTTCATCAGGCAGGAATTGGGGTGATCCTCGACTGGGTGCCGTCGCACTTTCCGGCGGACGGACATGGCCTCTACAGGTTTGACGGAACACACCTCTATGAGCATGCGGACGCTCGCAAGGGCATTCACCCGGACTGGGACAGCGCGATCTTTAACTATGGCCGCAACGAGGTGCGCGGCTTCCTGATATCGAGCGCCCTGCACTGGATCGACCGGTTTCATATCGACGGCCTTCGGGTCGATGCAGTCGCCTCGATGCTTTATCTCGATTACTCTCGCAAAAGCGGTGAATGGGAGCCAAACCCGTTTGGGGGTCGGGAGAACCTTGAGGCGATCGACTTCCTGAGACGTCTAAATGCCGAAATCTACGCCGAATACCCCGACGTTCAGACGATCGCCGAAGAATCGACCTCCTGGCCGATGGTGTCGCGCCCCAACTACGTCGGCGGGCTCGGCTTTGGCTACAAGTGGGATATGGGCTGGATGCACGACATCCTCGACTACGCGACAAGAGACCCGATCCACCGCCGATTCCATCACAACGCCTTGACCTTCCGGATGCTCTATGCCTTCCATGAGAACTTCATCCTGCCGCTCTCGCACGACGAAGTGGTGCACGGGAAAGGCTCACTGCTTGCCAAAATGCCGGGCGACCTCTGGCAGAAGTTTGCCAACCTGAGGCTGCTCCTGACTGCGCTTTACACCCAACCCGGTAAGAAACTGCTCTTCATGGGGAGTGAGATCGCTCCCTGGAGCGAGTGGAACCATGAGACGAGTCTCGACTGGCACCTGCTCCAGTACCCGTCGCACGATGGCATCTGGAAGTTGGTCGCCGACCTGAATCGCATCTACCGGGCCGAACCGGCGCTATACGAATGGGACGCCGATCCGGCAGGATTCGAGTGGATCGACTGCAACGACGCGGATAGTTCGTCCATTTCGTTCATTCGCTGGGCGCACGAGTGGCGCGAATGTATAATCGTCGTTCTCAATTGGACACCGATCTTAAGGCACGACTATCGGGTTGGTGTGCCTTATAGCGGGCAGTGGAGCGAACTCCTTAACAGCGACAGCAGTTACTACTACGGCTCGGGACAGGGCAATCTCGGCGCGGTCTATACAACTGGTGAGCCTTTCCACGGGCGGCCCGACTCGTTGCTCTTAACGCTCCCGCCGTTGGGTGGAGTGGTTTTAAAGTGGCGAAAGTGA
- the treS gene encoding maltose alpha-D-glucosyltransferase, with translation MSGSEWYKEAIIYEAHVRSFADSSGDGIGDFRGLTKKLDYLSDLGITAIWLLPFYPSPLRDDGYDIADYTRIHPNYGTLRDVKLFLKEAHRRGLRVITELVLNHTSDQHPWFQRARRSPIGSRYRDYYVWSDTPDRYRETRIIFKDFEQSNWTWDPVAGQYYWHRFYHHQPDLNFESLAVRRELFGILDHWLEMGVDGLRLDAVPYLYEREGTNCENLPETHNFLRVLRRHVDEKFPGRMLLAEANQWPDDAIAYFGIGDECQMAFHFPLMPRLFMAVRMEDRFPIIEILEQTPVIPAACQWALFLRNHDELTLEMVTDEERDYMYRVYASDPQARINLGIRRRLAPLLGNNRRKIELMNGLLFSLPGTPIIYYGDEIGMGDNIYLGDRNGVRTPMQWSGDRNAGFSRANPQQLFLPVIIDPAYNYETVNVETQSSNLHSLLWWMKRLIALRKKHRVFGLGDLEFLHPDNRKVLAFVRRYGGEAMLVMANLSRYVQPAKLDLSEYRGAAPVELFGQTRFPVIEEAPYFITMGPHSFYWFDLQRPRIRVETPPVPEIHELPGIAVEGHWSKVLIGRSREALEVILAGWLGQQRWFAGKSKVIQRVRLADAVPLEAGAQWQFLLIRVEYTEGEPELYQVPIGFSSAATPDPERVICRIHSDRRMDESSGLLFDAVVDSDFAAVMLESIRQHRNFDGGIGRIECTPERRIRALLSIDDTLPTGRLMKSEQSNSSLAYGETAVLKLFRRVENGANPELEIGTFLTTRRLYANTPRLFGRIEYAAVGEAPATLGVLLEYIPNQGDAAHFTIDRVALFYEQVLAEGRSCPNLSTTDRLKVARNGPGAEAIELVGPYLESARMIGLRTAELHLALASESGTPSFVPESFGELYQRSLAHGMLALTNQVFLTLRSRLDDLPPYSRKLAERTLDYEPLIADRFKALRHLRIRASRIRIHGDYHLGQLLCRGNDFIVIDFEGEPMRSIGERRIKRSPLKDVAGMLRSFHYAWEIARRRTMAGIIRTGEEGHRLAREWGRFWEASVSSAFLGEYLKAATPGGFLPPDDVELELLLDVLLMERAIYEIGYELSTRSDWVDIPLAGLLGLIDAVE, from the coding sequence ATGTCCGGCTCCGAGTGGTATAAAGAGGCGATCATCTACGAGGCGCATGTCCGCTCATTTGCCGACTCAAGCGGCGATGGAATCGGCGACTTTCGCGGTCTGACGAAGAAACTCGACTATCTCTCAGATCTCGGCATCACGGCGATCTGGCTGCTACCCTTCTACCCGTCGCCGCTGCGGGATGACGGCTACGACATCGCCGACTATACCCGCATCCATCCCAACTATGGGACGCTTCGAGATGTCAAGTTATTCCTAAAGGAGGCTCACCGACGCGGTTTGCGGGTTATTACCGAACTGGTGCTCAACCACACTTCGGATCAGCATCCCTGGTTCCAGCGCGCCCGCCGCTCGCCCATTGGAAGTCGGTATCGGGACTACTATGTCTGGAGCGATACTCCCGACCGCTACCGTGAAACGCGAATCATCTTTAAGGATTTCGAACAATCGAACTGGACCTGGGACCCGGTAGCCGGGCAATACTATTGGCACCGGTTCTATCATCATCAGCCCGACCTGAACTTCGAGAGCCTCGCCGTCCGGCGTGAACTCTTTGGGATCCTCGACCATTGGCTTGAAATGGGTGTGGATGGCTTGCGGCTCGATGCCGTTCCCTATCTATACGAACGGGAAGGCACCAACTGCGAGAATCTTCCCGAAACGCACAACTTCCTCCGTGTCCTAAGGCGACATGTCGATGAGAAGTTTCCCGGCCGGATGCTGCTCGCGGAAGCCAACCAGTGGCCCGACGACGCCATTGCCTACTTTGGTATAGGCGACGAATGCCAGATGGCGTTTCACTTCCCGCTGATGCCCCGCCTCTTTATGGCGGTGAGGATGGAAGACCGCTTCCCCATAATTGAAATCCTCGAGCAGACACCCGTCATTCCGGCAGCCTGCCAGTGGGCGCTCTTCCTGCGCAATCATGACGAGTTAACCCTCGAAATGGTAACCGACGAAGAGCGGGACTATATGTATCGGGTCTATGCCTCTGACCCTCAGGCGCGGATCAATCTCGGTATCAGGCGCCGCCTGGCGCCGCTATTAGGCAATAACCGCCGTAAGATCGAACTGATGAACGGCCTCCTGTTCAGTCTTCCCGGAACGCCGATCATTTACTACGGCGATGAAATTGGGATGGGGGACAATATCTATCTCGGCGATCGCAACGGCGTCCGGACGCCAATGCAGTGGTCGGGCGACCGCAACGCCGGTTTCAGCCGCGCCAACCCTCAACAACTCTTCCTGCCGGTCATCATCGACCCCGCCTATAACTATGAAACCGTCAACGTCGAGACGCAGAGTTCCAACCTCCACTCTCTCTTGTGGTGGATGAAACGGCTTATCGCTCTGCGCAAGAAGCACCGCGTCTTTGGGCTCGGCGACCTCGAATTCCTCCATCCTGACAACCGCAAAGTGCTCGCCTTTGTGCGGCGTTATGGCGGCGAAGCGATGCTGGTGATGGCAAACCTATCGAGATATGTCCAACCGGCAAAACTCGACCTCTCAGAGTATCGCGGCGCCGCGCCGGTCGAACTCTTCGGTCAAACGCGATTTCCGGTTATCGAAGAGGCGCCTTATTTCATCACCATGGGGCCCCATTCGTTTTACTGGTTTGACTTGCAGCGCCCCCGCATCCGGGTCGAAACGCCACCCGTACCGGAGATTCACGAGTTGCCCGGGATAGCTGTCGAAGGTCACTGGAGCAAAGTCCTGATCGGGCGGTCGCGTGAGGCGCTCGAGGTCATTCTGGCCGGCTGGCTGGGACAGCAACGCTGGTTCGCCGGTAAGAGCAAGGTGATTCAACGTGTGCGGCTGGCTGATGCCGTGCCCCTCGAAGCCGGCGCCCAGTGGCAGTTCCTCCTCATTAGAGTCGAATATACCGAAGGCGAGCCGGAACTTTATCAAGTCCCGATAGGTTTTTCGTCGGCGGCAACTCCCGATCCGGAACGGGTCATTTGTCGCATCCACTCGGATAGGCGCATGGACGAATCGTCGGGTCTGCTCTTCGATGCCGTAGTAGATTCAGATTTCGCAGCCGTGATGCTCGAGTCGATTCGGCAACATCGCAACTTCGACGGCGGTATCGGTCGAATCGAGTGCACCCCGGAGCGGCGCATTCGAGCCCTGCTCTCCATCGACGACACCCTGCCGACTGGACGCCTAATGAAGAGCGAACAGTCCAACTCGTCCTTGGCTTATGGCGAGACGGCGGTGTTAAAACTCTTTCGTCGGGTCGAGAACGGTGCCAACCCGGAACTCGAGATCGGCACCTTTCTGACCACCCGGCGGCTCTATGCCAACACCCCGCGGCTCTTCGGACGGATCGAATACGCTGCAGTAGGTGAAGCCCCGGCAACACTTGGGGTGCTTCTTGAATACATTCCCAATCAGGGCGATGCCGCACATTTCACCATTGACCGTGTTGCGCTGTTTTACGAGCAAGTTCTGGCCGAGGGCCGCAGTTGTCCAAACTTATCGACCACCGATCGCTTAAAGGTGGCTCGAAACGGACCCGGTGCCGAAGCAATCGAATTGGTTGGACCCTACCTCGAATCGGCGCGGATGATCGGCCTTCGGACAGCGGAACTTCACCTGGCACTTGCTTCAGAGTCCGGAACCCCTTCCTTTGTGCCCGAGTCGTTTGGAGAACTCTACCAGCGGTCGCTGGCGCATGGGATGCTGGCGCTCACCAACCAGGTCTTCCTGACCTTGCGCAGCCGACTCGACGATCTCCCCCCTTATTCGCGCAAGTTGGCTGAACGGACACTCGACTACGAACCGCTGATCGCCGACCGCTTCAAGGCACTGCGCCATCTGCGCATACGGGCGTCTCGCATTCGGATACATGGCGACTATCATCTGGGTCAGTTGCTTTGCCGGGGGAACGACTTCATTGTAATCGACTTCGAAGGCGAGCCGATGCGCTCGATCGGCGAACGGCGGATTAAGAGATCGCCGCTCAAGGACGTCGCCGGTATGCTGCGGTCGTTCCACTATGCTTGGGAGATTGCCCGACGACGGACCATGGCGGGTATTATTCGGACCGGCGAAGAAGGACACCGCCTCGCGAGAGAATGGGGCCGGTTCTGGGAAGCATCGGTGAGCTCCGCATTCCTCGGCGAATACCTTAAAGCCGCCACGCCGGGCGGCTTTCTTCCCCCCGATGATGTGGAACTCGAATTGCTCCTCGACGTTCTGCTTATGGAGCGCGCGATCTATGAGATCGGCTACGAACTCTCGACCCGGTCGGACTGGGTCGATATTCCTCTTGCCGGGCTCTTGGGGTTGATCGATGCGGTCGAATGA